A window of Euwallacea similis isolate ESF13 chromosome 10, ESF131.1, whole genome shotgun sequence contains these coding sequences:
- the LOC136411763 gene encoding uncharacterized protein, with protein MSLLLTAAGLFLALSLGSANAACQPGIVTNITYVSNYTLQWEAAANPNNCTISSYVVLAIDQEDGTQYQFQTNGVVLNYTFSSFLEICKGYTFEVHALSNQYVLGPSEFYNTTIAPMQDVNLTLSALNVTTNASDNQVNVTWYLLNNKALKCISYYRVVLLDENNSSKDSYVESTQFSLKNDIPCKNYTVQVNAIIDNPTINGPASQIAVQIPGKAPASPSLASIVTSNSTVNMVWKLESFIENHCSLTALNVYTLGVSADISHVKVPIVDSDPRVDVDFTLTGLERAHVYTSFVNVQNNVGTSENVTVAFQTKN; from the exons ATGTCTCTCCTACTAACAGCCGCTGGTTTGTTTTTGGCCCTCTCTCTAGGCTCCGCCAATGCGGCTTGCc AGCCTGGGATTGTCACGAACATAACCTACGTCTCTAACTACACACTGCAATGGGAGGCTGCCGCCAATCCCAATAACTGCACGATAAGCTCCTACGTCGTCTTAGCCATTGACCAAGAAGATGGTACCCAATATCAATTCCAAACGAACGGTGTCGTCTTGAATTACACCTTCTCCAGCTTTCTGGAAATTTGCAAGGGCTACACGTTTGAAGTGCACGCCCTCTCCAACCAATATGTTCTGGGGCCGTCGGAGTTCTATAACACAACAATTGCTCCTATGCAAG ACGTTAACTTGACTTTGTCTGCCTTGAATGTGACTACCAATGCCTCGGACAATCAAGTTAACGTAACGTGGTACCTGCTCAACAATAAAGCCTTAAAATGCATCTCGTACTACAGGGTGGTTCTTTTGGATGAAAACAACTCCTCCAAGGACAGCTACGTAGAGTCCACCCAATTTTCCCTGAAGAACGATATTCCTTGCAAGAATTACACTGTGCAAGTGAATGCTATTATCGACAATCCCACTATTAACGGGCCTGCCTCTCAGATTGCTGTGCAAATTCCCGGGAAAG CACCAGCGAGTCCAAGCTTGGCCTCCATTGTAACGTCCAACAGCACAGTGAACATGGTTTGGAAGCTGGAATCGTTCATTGAGAACCACTGCAGCTTGACTGCTTTGAACGTCTACACCCTAG GTGTGTCGGCCGACATCTCCCACGTCAAAGTACCCATAGTGGACAGTGACCCGAGGGTCGATGTTGACTTCACCTTGACAGGGCTGGAACGGGCCCACGTCTACACCAGTTTCGTCAATGTGCAGAACAACGTCGGCACGTCTGAAAATGTAACAGTGGCGTTCCAAACCAAGAactga
- the LOC136411762 gene encoding uncharacterized protein: MKRSHALTLSLLLLSLGWGRPQRFCNPGAIQEITLDKTNVLHWSAVINPRNCSLSAYIVDIFDSEFKAQLQLLAAATASKLDVGFLDMCKSYIFQIRAITSERVLGPSARVKATTKPSEDMDLRVDYTRVTSNATELNVAWQISNSTYSRCVSTYRVIYWDEDDTPVDVYVSGDSFRLPNPVPCMAYKVQVNAIVRSDFEGPVKETTVAAAPVVPSAPKLVEMITTSTAVHLVWRVPTYAENRCNLTELDVVTIGEGITKKIVRISDSPARPLVKVAVQGLSPDNVYQSFVSLWNTAGSSKNVTVSYQASDGFLLKYSTE; encoded by the exons ATGAAGCGTTCACATGCTTTGACTCTGTCCTTATTGCTCCTCAGCTTAGGCTGGGGCAGACCTCAGCGGTTCTGCA ATCCTGGGGCCATACAAGAGATCACCTTGGACAAGACCAATGTTCTGCATTGGTCCGCAGTGATCAACCCCCGCAACTGCTCACTTTCCGCCTATATCGTCGACATCTTCGACTCGGAGTTCAAGGCACAACTGCAGTTGCTGGCGGCAGCAACAGCTTCGAAGCTCGATGTGGGGTTTCTGGATATGTGCAAAAGCTACATATTCCAAATTCGCGCCATCACCAGCGAGCGTGTCTTAGGACCCTCTGCCCGGGTGAAGGCCACCACCAAGCCCTCTGAAG ACATGGACTTGAGGGTCGACTACACGCGCGTCACCAGCAACGCCACAGAGCTGAATGTCGCCTGGCAAATTTCCAATTCCACCTATTCCAGATGCGTCTCCACCTACAGAGTGATCTACTGGGACGAAGACGACACACCAGTAGATGTCTACGTATCTGGAGACAGCTTTCGGCTGCCCAATCCTGTCCCCTGTATGGCCTATAAGGTGCAAGTGAACGCCATTGTTAGATCTGATTTTGAGGGACCCGTGAAGGAGACAACTGTGGCAGCAGCCCCCGTTG TCCCCAGTGCTCCGAAGCTGGTGGAAATGATCACGACATCTACTGCAGTGCATTTGGTCTGGAGGGTGCCTACGTATGCCGAGAACCGCTGCAACCTGACTGAATTGGATGTGGTGACCATTG gAGAGGGCATTACTAAGAAAATTGTAAGAATATCGGACAGCCCTGCCAGGCCGCTGGTCAAGGTGGCAGTGCAGGGTCTCTCCCCCGATAACGTGTACCAAAGCTTCGTCTCCCTGTGGAACACCGCGGGCTCCTCCAAGAACGTCACCGTCTCCTATCAAGCGTCCGATGGGTTCCTTTTGAAATACAGCACCGAATAG
- the fz2 gene encoding frizzled-2 — MATSLLICCLAALLVSPLVASVISSLDGEGKCEEITIPMCLGIGYNMTRMPNELNHESQDEAGLEVHQFWPLVEIKCSPDLKFFLCSMYAPICLPEYSKQLPPCRDLCRRAREGCEPIMTQYGFQWPERMECDQFPRQGGESLCMDQPTHNTSSTPRPGGRKPLKPCKPGSKNCENPQGGTAKTKGSTQNECRCQCQPPLVSLGTETNPLLSSPRGDRNVAGVPNCAFPCKEPFFTPEEKEFASIWISLWSGLCAVSTLMTLITFFIETERFKYPERPIVFLSACYFLVSVGYLTRVGFGHEVVACEGASIRYSSTGPSWCTMVFLLVYFFGMASSIWWVILSLTWFLAAGLKWGNEAIASYAQCFHIVAWLIPTLQTLGVLLSGAVDGDPVSGVCYVGNMNTENLQTFVLGPLVIYLILGTSFLLAGFVSLFRIRNVIKKQGGAGAGSKADKLEKLMIRIGIFSVLYTVPATIVIGCHLYENAFHGEWLKSLACACSSAPKPKPLYSVLMLKYFMALAVGITSGVWIWSGKTLDSWRRLWKRLFGRPDLSGANAVLIKNRTGKPPPPQYLIAGPGSASLLGPTGSVASASQHHLHHHVLKQPPLSHV, encoded by the exons ATGGCGACGTCGCTTTTGATTTGCTGCTTGGCAGCTTTATTGGTATCCCCCCTTGTGGCCTCCGTGATTTCCTCCCTGGATGGCGAGGGCAAGTGCGAGGAAATCACCATCCCCATGTGCCTGGGCATCGGCTACAACATGACCCGCATGCCCAATGAACTGAACCACGAATCTCAAGACGAAGCGGGGCTGGAAGTGCACCAATTCTGGCCCCTGGTGGAAATCAAGTGCTCGCCGGACCTCAAGTTCTTCCTTTGCTCCATGTACGCCCCCATATGCCTCCCGGAGTATTCGAAGCAGCTGCCCCCGTGTAGAGACCTGTGCCGCAGGGCGAGGGAAGGATGCGAACCCATCATGACTCAATACGGGTTCCAATGGCCCGAACGCATGGAGTGCGATCAATTTCCCCGGCAGGGGGGCGAGAGTTTGTGCATGGATCAACCGACGCACAACACCTCCTCTACTCCTAGACCGGGGGGAAGGAAGCCATTGAAACCGTGCAAACCCGGGTCAAAAAACTGCGAAAATCCCCAAGGAGGCACCGCAAAAACAAAAGGAAGCACACAAAACGAGTGCAG GTGCCAATGTCAACCACCACTAGTCTCCCTGGGGACCGAAACCAATCCGCTCCTGTCCAGTCCACGCGGCGACCGAAACGTAGCCGGCGTCCCAAATTGTGCCTTCCCTTGCAAGGAACCGTTCTTCACCCCGGAGGAGAAGGAGTTCGCCTCGATCTGGATCAGTCTATGGTCGGGACTCTGCGCCGTTTCTACGCTAATGACACTTATCACCTTTTTTATCGAAACCGAACGGTTCAAGTACCCTGAGAGGCCCATCGTCTTCCTCTCCGCGTGCTATTTCCTCGTGTCAGTGGGGTACCTCACACGAGTAGGTTTCGGACACGAGGTGGTGGCCTGCGAAGGCGCCAGCATCAGATACTCTTCGACCGGGCCCAGTTGGTGTACCATGGTGTTTCTGCTGGTCTATTTCTTCGGCATGGCCTCCTCGATTTGGTGGGTGATCTTGTCATTGACGTGGTTCCTAGCTGCTGGCTTGAAGTGGGGCAATGAGGCGATCGCCAGTTACGCGCAGTGTTTCCATATAGTGGCATGGCTGATCCCCACTTTGCAGACTTTAGGGGTGCTACTAAGCGGAGCTGTGGACGGAGATCCAGTGTCTGGAGTGTGTTATGTGGGCAACATGAACACTGAGAATTTACAAACATTTGTCCTGGGACCTTTGGTGATTTATTTAATCCTGGGTACAAGCTTCCTGCTTGCAGGTTTCGTGTCGCTGTTCCGGATTCGTAACGTTATAAAGAAGCAAGGGGGAGCAGGGGCTGGGTCCAAAGCGGACAAACTGGAGAAACTGATGATTCGCATAGGGATTTTTAGTGTTCTATACACGGTGCCTGCCACTATAGTGATCGGATGTCATCTCTACGAAAACGCCTTTCACGGGGAGTGGCTGAAATCTCTCGCCTGCGCCTGTTCCAGCGCCCCCAAACCCAAACCCTTATACTCGGTTTTAATGCTCAAATACTTCATGGCCCTGGCAGTGGGCATCACCAGTGGCGTATGGATTTGGTCGGGAAAGACACTGGACTCCTGGAGAAGACTCTGGAAACGTCTATTTGGTCGGCCGGACTTATCAGGGGCGAACGCAGTGCTAATCAAAAACCGCACGGGTAAACCGCCGCCCCCTCAATATCTGATAGCCGGCCCTGGCAGCGCCTCTCTACTAGGCCCCACAGGCAGCGTTGCCTCAGCTAGCCAACACCATCTCCACCACCACGTCCTCAAGCAGCCGCCCTTGAGCCACGTATGA